The Vagococcus penaei genome includes the window AAAAAATTCAACAACTACTTAAAACCGATCCAACCACTCAAAAAGAAGTGGCCGAAATTAAAAATATCCTAACTAATTAGCATGTGGAAAACTTTCAGAATGACCCTTGAGTTATCCACATGTTATTAACATGTCTAAAGACTTTAGTTTTTTTGGCTTTTAAGACTTATCCACAGTACTAACAAGCCCTACTACTATTACTATATTATTTATATTAATTTATAAGGAGATATCACAATGAAAGTAACTTTAAATCGAGCAGCCTTTCTAGAAGAATTAGCCACCGTTCAACGCGCTATTTCAGGAAAAACAACTATCCCTATTTTAACCGGGGTTAAATTAAAATTAACTGAAGCTGGCTTAACATTAACAGGAAGTAACGCTGATATATCCATCGAAACTTTTTTAAGTGTCGCTGACGAAAAAGCCAATATGATTATTGAAAGTACAGGTGCAATCGTCTTACAAGCACGCTTTTTCAATGAAATTGTCCGTAAATTACCTGAAGCAACTTTAACGTTAGAATTAACTGACAACAATCAAGTCATTATTACATCAGGACAAGCACTGTTTAATGTGAATGGATCAAATGCCGACAATTATCCTCATTTACCGGTTATTGATAATCAACCATCATTCGAATTATCAGCACGTGTCTTAAATAAATTAATTAGTGAAACAGGTTTTGCAGTCTCTTTACATGAAAGTCGTCCAATTTTAACTGGTGTTCATTTTGTTTTAAGTGACAATCGTTTACTTGCTGTTGCGACAGATAGCCATCGTCTAAGTCAACGAACTATTGAACTTGAAGGGGACAATCAGGATTTTAATGTTGTTATTCCTGGTAAAAGTTTACAAGAACTATCAAAAACGTTTAAAGATGAAGATGCGAAAGTCGCTATTTCAATGATGGATAATCAAGTGTTATTCAAAACTGAAAATATGTTATTTTATTCTCGGTTGTTAGAAGGAAATTATCCTGACACAAATCGTCTAATACCAACAACTTTTAATACAGAAATTAAATTTAATGTACCAGAGTTTCTTTCGGCAATTGATCGTGCATCTTTATTGTCACATGAAGGTCGGAATAATATTGTTAAATTAGCGATTACACCTGATAACGTAACAATTTATGGTAATTCACCGGAAATCGGGAATGTACAAGAATCATTGAGCTATTTATCTGTTAGTGGAGAGGCTATTGATATTTCGTTCAACCCAGATTATATGAAAGATTCTTTGAAATCTTTCGGAAACATTGATGTAATTATCAAGTTTATTTCACCAATACGACCATTTACTTTACAACCGGCCGATGGTGATATTGATTTCATTCAATTAATTACACCTGTACGAACAAATTAAAAATAAATGAGCTGGTAGAAATTATCAGCTTATTTTTTTTGATTTCAGCAAAAAATCAAATATTTTACGTTCTAATTGATTTATATCTAAAATGGCAAAATCTATCTAATTGATAGTGGGGTGCTTTAAATGTCATTATATGAAAGATTATTTGTTTTTAAGGAATAAAAAAGGTATAATAGACTAGTGTATAAAATGAAAAGAATAGGTGAAAAATTGTGAAAAAAACTTTTTTATTAACTGCGGACTATATTACTTTGGGCCAATTATTAAAAGAAGTTGATGTCATTTCTAGTGGTGGTATGGCTAAGTGGTATTTACAGGAACATGCTGTTTATGTTGATGGTGAATTAGAAAACCGTCGTGGCCGTAAATTGTACGCTGAGATGATGATTGATATACCTGGGGTGGGTACTTTTTTTATGGCTAAAAATCCAGAAGAAACGGATTAATTATGTATCTAAAACAAATCTCTTTAAAAAATTATCGTAACTATGATGAGTTAGATTTACCGTTTTCTAAAAAGCTCACCATTTTTTTGGGTGAAAATGCTCAAGGAAAGACCAATTTATTAGAGAGTATTTACGTCTTAGCTTTAGCAAGAAGTCATCGGTCAACGAATGATAAAGAGCTAATCGGTTGGGGTGAAGAATTTGCACGAATTGAGGGTACAGTTGAAAAAAAATTAGGCCCAGTTGATTTAACAATGATTATTTCGACTAAAGGTAAAAAAACGAAAATTAACGGTTTAGAACAACCACGATTAAGTGATTATATTGGACAACTAAACGTCATCCTTTTTGCACCAGAAGATCTATCTTTGGTTAAAGGAGCTCCTCAAGTTCGTCGGAAATTTTTAGATATGGAAATTGGCCAAATTAATCCGCAATATC containing:
- the dnaN gene encoding DNA polymerase III subunit beta — its product is MKVTLNRAAFLEELATVQRAISGKTTIPILTGVKLKLTEAGLTLTGSNADISIETFLSVADEKANMIIESTGAIVLQARFFNEIVRKLPEATLTLELTDNNQVIITSGQALFNVNGSNADNYPHLPVIDNQPSFELSARVLNKLISETGFAVSLHESRPILTGVHFVLSDNRLLAVATDSHRLSQRTIELEGDNQDFNVVIPGKSLQELSKTFKDEDAKVAISMMDNQVLFKTENMLFYSRLLEGNYPDTNRLIPTTFNTEIKFNVPEFLSAIDRASLLSHEGRNNIVKLAITPDNVTIYGNSPEIGNVQESLSYLSVSGEAIDISFNPDYMKDSLKSFGNIDVIIKFISPIRPFTLQPADGDIDFIQLITPVRTN
- the yaaA gene encoding S4 domain-containing protein YaaA, whose translation is MKKTFLLTADYITLGQLLKEVDVISSGGMAKWYLQEHAVYVDGELENRRGRKLYAEMMIDIPGVGTFFMAKNPEETD